The stretch of DNA CAATTAAACCACACACTAAATTTGCATCAGAAGTCTATATTCTAAATAAAGATGAAGGTGGACGTCATACTCCCTTTTTTAAAGGTTATAGACCACAGTTTTACTTCCGTACTACAGATGTAACTGGTACTATTGAATTACCAATAGATGTAGAAATGGTAATGCCAGGAGATAATATAAAAATGATAGTTAATTTAATTGCTCCAATTGCTATGGATCAGGGATTAAGATTTGCAATCCGTGAAGGTGGGCGCACTGTTGGTGCTGGTATTGTCACAGACATTATTGAGTAAATACTGCTATTAGATCCTAGATCTATTGAATATAAAAATTAATTTAATTATTTGAATGATGTGAAATGAGTATTAATACTGAATCTAAAGAAAAAAAAAATAGCCTAGAAAGATTAAAATGGTTTCTTATAATTGCGATTATTATAATCTATAGTATTAGTATTTATTGTTATCAATATATAAACTTAACCCTGCAATTATCTGCTTTATTTATTACCGTATTAACGGTATTGATATTAACTCTTATAACAAAGCAAGGCAAAGTCTTTCTTCGGTTTATAAGTGAAGCTTATATTGAAATGCGTAAAATAATTTGGCCGACTAGCCAAGAAACATTCTATACAACGCTAATTATAGCAGTAACAACTATTTTAATGTCGCTTGTTATTTGGGGACTAGATATTTTTCTAGTAAACATTATATCATTTATTACCAGTTTGAGGTTCTAGATGTCTGAAGTTTCTCAAAAACGCTGGTATGTTATTCAAGCTTTTTCTGGTCTAGAAGGACGAGTAGCACAATCTCTACGCGAACATATTAAATTATACGCTACAGAGAAACTTTTTGGTGAAGTGATAGTGCCTACAGAAGAAGTTGTTGAAATTCGTGGAGGACAACGTCGTAAAAGTGAAAGGAAATTTTTTCCTGGTTATGTATTAGTTCATATGGTAATGAATGATAGTAGCTGGCATTTAGTACGTAATGTGCCACGAGTTATGGGTTTTATTGGTGGTACATCAGATCGTCCGTCACCTATTAGTGATAAAGAAGTTCTTGCTATTATGAATCGTTTACAGAAAACCGGTGATAAGCCTAGACCAAAAACACTATTCGAACCAGGTGAACTAGTACGTGTAAACGATGGACCATTTGCTGATTTTAATGGTGTAGTAGAAGAAGTAGATTACGATAAGAGTCGTCTTAAAGTTTCAGTTTCTATTTTTGGACGTACTACTCCCGTTGAGCTAGATTTTAGTCAAGTAGAAAAGGGTTAGGCACAGTAAAACTTTTTTCAAAAAATCAATTAAAGTAGTTTGATAGGAAATTAAAATGGCTAAGAAAGTACAAGCTTATGTTAAGCTACAGGTTGCGGCAGGTATGGCAAATCCTAGTCCTCCAGTCGGACCAGCTTTAGGTCAGCAAGGTGTTAATATTATGGAATTTTGTAAGATTTTTAATCTTCAAACAGAAAACTTTGAAAAAGGTTTACCAATTCCTGTTATAATAACAGTTTATTCTGATCGTTCTTTTACTTTTATTATCAAAACTCCACCAGCGGCAGTTTTATTAAGTAAAGCTGCAGGAATTAAATCAGGTGCTAATCAACCCAAAAAGGAACAAGTAGGTAAAGTTACGTATTCTCAAATACGTGAAATAGCAGAAAAAAAAGTTGCAGATATGAATAGTAACAATATAGAAGCAATATCTCGTTCTATTTTAGGAACAGCTTTATCTATGGGTCTGATAGTAGAAGGTTAAAAAATGGGCAAAACTACCAAGCGGATGCGTATGATCAGTAATCAAATAGATCGTACTAAACAATATAATATACATGAAGCAATTCCTTTATTAAAGGATCATGCTACGGTAAAATTCATTGAAAGTCTTGATGTAGCAGTAAAATTAGGTATTAATGCACGTAAATCTAGTCAAAATATACATAGCGCAACTATACTTCCTCATGGAATTGGTCGTAGTATTAAAGTAGCAGTTTTTGCTCAAGGTATCAATGTATCAATAGCAGAAACTGCTGGAGCTGATTTAGTAGGTATGGATAATTTAGCTGCACAAATTACAAAAGGAAACATAAATTTTGACGTCGTAATTGCTTCTCCAGATACAATGCATCTTGTAAGTACATTAGGTCAAATATTAGGTCCAAAAGGTATGATGCCAAATACTAAAACCGGTACCATTACACAGAATATCGCTTTAGCAATTAAAGAAATTAAATCTGGTCAGATACGTTATCATAATGATAAAAATGGCATAATTCATACAACTATAGGTAAAATTAACTTTGAATCTTATCAATTAATAGAGAATCTAGAAGCTTTATTAAGAGCGCTAAAAAAAGATAAACCTTTGCAAACTAAAGGGATATATTTTAAAAAAATCTGTTTATCTACTACTATGGGACCTAGTTTAACTATAGATCAATGTAGCTTATCTACACTTGTAAAGTAGATAAATTGCTATTAGCTAGTAAGTTACTAGTAACTAATAAATAAAATTTATTAATCTCTATTTTAGTTTACTATATGATAATTATATTATATTGATGCTTTTTACCGTTATATATAGTAGTAATTTAAGTAAGTTCCAGGCTAGGAAAGTGTGCTTAGCTAAATCCAGGATAAAATCTTATGGCACTTAATCTTCAAAATAAACAAGCGATTGTTACTAAAGTTAAAGAATTTGCTAAAAGTGCACTATCTGCTGTTGTTGCAGATTACCGTGGTATTACAGTAAATGAAATTACTGAACTACGTAAAGCTGGTCTAAAAGTAGGTGTAAAAATGATTGTAGTTCGTAATACTCTCATGCTTCGTATTATTGAAAATACTCCTTTCTTATGTTTAAAAGAGACTTTTATTGGTCCTACCTTAATTGCATTTTCGACAGAACATCCTGGTGCAGCAGCACGTTTATTGAAGAATTTTGCTAAAAATCACAAAAAATTTAATATTAAAGCAGCAGCTTTTGAAGGAGCTATTCTTGCAGCATCACATATTGATCAGTTAGCAAACTTACCAACTTACGAAGAAGCTGTTGCTAAGATGATCTATCTGATGAAAGAAGCTGCTATAGGAAAATTAGCTCGTCTTTTGGTAGCATTACGTAACCAAAAAAGCGAAACGGCATAAAATAATATTTACCTTGATTTTAGGAATCAATTGCTATGTCCCTTACTAAAGAACAAATTTTAGAAGCCGTAGCCAAAATGTCTATTTTAGATATTACAGAGCTAATTTCTATGATGGAACAAAAGTTTGGTGTATCTTCTATCAATACTATAGTACCTACCTCTAGCCCTGCTGAAACTGTTGAAGAGAAAACAGAATTTGATGTTGTTCTCACTAATATTGGTGCAAATAAAATTGCAGTTATTAAAGCAGTACGTGGAGTTATTAGTTTAGGTTTAAAAGAAGCAAAAGACTTAGTGGAATCTGCACCAATTACCCTAAAAGAAAGTATAAGTAAAGATGAAGCTGCAGCTTTAAAGAAAATTCTAGAAGATGCAGGTGCTTCTGTTGAAATAAAATAATTTCTCTTATCAGTATATACTGAGTAAAGTCGGATAACTTTGCATTAAGTTAACCGACTTTCTAGAAAAATAAATTTCCTATAAATTAATAAATTATTAATTTAATAACTAATATAGAACTGTCTAGGGCAGACATAGTGGTTAGTCTACTAGTCAGCTAGCTAAGGAACCCTATGCTTTATTCCTACACCGAAAAAAAACGCATTCGTAAAGATTTTGGCAAACGTTCACAAGTCTTAGATGTCCCCTATTTACTTTCTATACAGCTTGAATCTTTTCAAAAGTTTATTGAACGTGATAATGAAGGTCAGCATGGACTAGAAGCTGCTTTTAGATCTGTGTTTCCCATACAAAGTTATAGTGGTAACGCTGAATTACAATATGTTAGTTATCACTTAGGTGAGCCTGTGTTCGATGTTAAAGAATGTCAAACAAGAGGTTTAACATTTTCTGCTCCACTACGCGTAATTTTGCGTCTTATCATTCGTGATGCCACAACAGAAACTCCTATTAAAGAACAAGAAGTATATATGGGTGAAATTCCTCTTATGACGGAAAATGGTACGTTTGTTATTAATGGAACTGAGCGTGTAATTGTTTCTCAGTTACACCGTAGTCCTGGTGTTTTTTTTGATAGTGATAAGGGTAAGATACATTCATCAGGTAAGGTTTTATTTAATGCACGTATTATTCCTTATAGAGGATCATGGTTGGATTTTGAATTTGACCAGAAAGATCACTTATTTGTTCGTATTGACCGCCGCCGTAAATTACCGGCAACGATTATCTTACGTGCATTGCAACTTAGCACTAACCAAATTTTAGATACCTTCTTCGAAAAAGTTATTTTTCATCTAAATGATGAACATATACAAATGGAACTAGTTCCTGAGCGTCTACGTGGAGAA from Baumannia cicadellinicola str. Hc (Homalodisca coagulata) encodes:
- the rplJ gene encoding 50S ribosomal protein L10, whose protein sequence is MALNLQNKQAIVTKVKEFAKSALSAVVADYRGITVNEITELRKAGLKVGVKMIVVRNTLMLRIIENTPFLCLKETFIGPTLIAFSTEHPGAAARLLKNFAKNHKKFNIKAAAFEGAILAASHIDQLANLPTYEEAVAKMIYLMKEAAIGKLARLLVALRNQKSETA
- the rplK gene encoding 50S ribosomal protein L11; translation: MAKKVQAYVKLQVAAGMANPSPPVGPALGQQGVNIMEFCKIFNLQTENFEKGLPIPVIITVYSDRSFTFIIKTPPAAVLLSKAAGIKSGANQPKKEQVGKVTYSQIREIAEKKVADMNSNNIEAISRSILGTALSMGLIVEG
- the rplL gene encoding 50S ribosomal protein L7/L12 is translated as MSLTKEQILEAVAKMSILDITELISMMEQKFGVSSINTIVPTSSPAETVEEKTEFDVVLTNIGANKIAVIKAVRGVISLGLKEAKDLVESAPITLKESISKDEAAALKKILEDAGASVEIK
- the secE gene encoding preprotein translocase subunit SecE — its product is MSINTESKEKKNSLERLKWFLIIAIIIIYSISIYCYQYINLTLQLSALFITVLTVLILTLITKQGKVFLRFISEAYIEMRKIIWPTSQETFYTTLIIAVTTILMSLVIWGLDIFLVNIISFITSLRF
- the nusG gene encoding transcription termination/antitermination protein NusG, with product MSEVSQKRWYVIQAFSGLEGRVAQSLREHIKLYATEKLFGEVIVPTEEVVEIRGGQRRKSERKFFPGYVLVHMVMNDSSWHLVRNVPRVMGFIGGTSDRPSPISDKEVLAIMNRLQKTGDKPRPKTLFEPGELVRVNDGPFADFNGVVEEVDYDKSRLKVSVSIFGRTTPVELDFSQVEKG
- the rplA gene encoding 50S ribosomal protein L1; protein product: MGKTTKRMRMISNQIDRTKQYNIHEAIPLLKDHATVKFIESLDVAVKLGINARKSSQNIHSATILPHGIGRSIKVAVFAQGINVSIAETAGADLVGMDNLAAQITKGNINFDVVIASPDTMHLVSTLGQILGPKGMMPNTKTGTITQNIALAIKEIKSGQIRYHNDKNGIIHTTIGKINFESYQLIENLEALLRALKKDKPLQTKGIYFKKICLSTTMGPSLTIDQCSLSTLVK